A section of the Archocentrus centrarchus isolate MPI-CPG fArcCen1 chromosome 20, fArcCen1, whole genome shotgun sequence genome encodes:
- the pomp gene encoding proteasome maturation protein: protein MCRHEYEPLPDTAVYRKERRRNGVTMNTRGLRSQLKDSVPVAGFCPQGAYGVQDSLRSGFTSVKNDLIPSHPLELSEKNFQLNQDKMNFSTLRNIQGLHAPLKLQMEYRAARQIQRLPFLQSSNLALDTLRNSDECIGFEDILSDPAQSEVMGEPHMMVEYKLGLL, encoded by the exons ATGTGTCGTCATGAATACGAGCCGCTGCCGGATACAGCAGTATATcgaaaggaaagaagaagaaacggAGTCACAATG AATACCAGAGGACTTCGCTCTCAGCTTAAGGACAGTGTACCAGTGGCAGGTTTCTGTCCACAGGGAGCTTACGGAGTGCAGGACTCTCTGCGTAGTGG CTTCACCAGTGTCAAGAATGACCTGATTCCAAGCCATCCGCTGGAGctgtcagaaaaaaat TTTCAGCTTAACCAGGACAAAATGAATTTCTCAACACTCAGAAACATTCAGGGTCTTCACGCTCCGCTCAAACTGCAGATGGAGTACAGGGCGGCCCGGCAG ATCCAGCGTCTGCCGTTCCTACAGAGCTCAAACTTGGCTCTCGATACTCTGCGAAACAGCGACGAGTGCATTGGATTTGAGGACATTCTCAGTG ATCCAGCCCAGAGTGAAGTGATGGGTGAGCCACACATGATGGTGGAATACAAACTGGGATTATTGTGA